In a genomic window of Gloeocapsopsis dulcis:
- a CDS encoding molybdenum cofactor biosynthesis protein MoaE: MNQLTSSFAVPIPTQAEDSFAITFAPLSLAEVYALADDAANGAIVVMSGMVRNQTDGKPVVSLEYQAYEPMAMQVFRQIAAEIRKTWSDVNRVVIHHRVGRLHVGEISVLVAIGCPHRSEAFEACRYAIDTLKHNAPIWKKEHSQDGSSSWVSIGACETEEGAKNC; the protein is encoded by the coding sequence ATGAATCAATTGACTTCATCTTTTGCTGTTCCAATTCCTACACAAGCTGAAGATAGCTTTGCAATTACCTTTGCACCTTTATCACTCGCAGAAGTTTATGCGCTTGCAGATGACGCTGCTAATGGGGCAATCGTTGTGATGAGTGGGATGGTGCGCAATCAAACGGATGGCAAACCAGTCGTATCTTTAGAGTATCAAGCTTACGAACCGATGGCGATGCAAGTATTCCGCCAAATCGCTGCAGAGATTCGTAAAACTTGGTCTGATGTCAATCGAGTTGTGATTCATCACCGCGTTGGACGCTTACACGTCGGTGAAATTAGTGTACTTGTGGCGATTGGTTGTCCCCATCGTTCGGAAGCATTTGAGGCTTGTCGTTATGCTATTGATACCTTAAAGCACAACGCCCCTATCTGGAAAAAAGAACACTCTCAAGATGGTTCAAGTAGTTGGGTCAGTATCGGTGCGTGTGAAACAGAAGAAGGGGCGAAAAATTGTTAG
- a CDS encoding DUF2103 domain-containing protein encodes MNNPASGRLVLNHSTHISGLIPVLERLTKVEGIQTITPGVIGRVKGHIPRMQLRVSVPIRGGFKLIVRQGKTVQEVFILTTLSQDKLEDAIAIALNK; translated from the coding sequence ATGAATAATCCCGCAAGTGGTAGGTTAGTCTTAAACCACTCCACGCATATTTCTGGTTTAATTCCTGTTTTAGAACGCCTGACTAAAGTTGAAGGCATTCAAACCATCACTCCAGGAGTTATTGGGCGGGTCAAAGGTCACATTCCCCGAATGCAACTGCGTGTTTCTGTTCCCATTCGGGGAGGATTTAAACTGATTGTGCGCCAAGGTAAAACTGTACAAGAAGTCTTTATCCTGACTACATTGAGCCAGGATAAGCTTGAGGATGCGATCGCGATCGCGTTGAATAAATAA
- the clpS gene encoding ATP-dependent Clp protease adapter ClpS — protein MAASPTVAPEKSSQVTPKLYPNYKVIVLNDDFNTFEHVAECLAKYIPGMTSDRAWELTNQIHYEGQAIVWVGPLEQAELYHQQLRRADLTMAPLEAA, from the coding sequence ATGGCAGCCTCACCAACAGTAGCTCCTGAGAAATCGAGTCAAGTTACACCAAAGTTGTATCCCAACTACAAAGTTATCGTGCTGAATGATGACTTCAATACCTTTGAGCACGTAGCTGAGTGCCTTGCCAAATATATTCCTGGCATGACCAGCGATCGCGCGTGGGAACTCACCAATCAAATCCACTATGAAGGTCAAGCGATCGTTTGGGTAGGTCCCTTAGAGCAAGCAGAACTTTATCATCAGCAGCTCCGGCGTGCAGATCTAACAATGGCACCACTAGAGGCAGCATAA
- a CDS encoding FAD-dependent oxidoreductase encodes MKRSLVSLTLISTFIASFTPIAFAAPPRTPDQTVECELLVAGGGLAGVATAYEALLAGRTVCLTEITDWVGGQISAQGTSALDERPTQRRQLFYSRGYLELRRRIERKYGELDPGNCWVSDSCFLPRDGHVILSEMLRDAARKGRGQFKWFPATVIKDLQTAQTGAEKRIQSAIAIQHERANGAPLLNTYPLSQTITDAYNYQNSRLFTKNIVRFVPARNRGETGSAPNWYVIDATETGELIALADVPYRLGIDPRSYLEPSSSSATNDPYCTQGFTYTFAMEATEQPQRHVEPPFYQQYASYYSYELPRLASFPLVFTYRRIWSPRQGEDMRFGGISFTVPTPGDISMQNWTWGNDYRPGTAADNLIYTRNQLQATGQMQPGGWLGGLRVETLRKGEEHAKGFFHWLVAGTTDSQLGGGVKEPHPNNRYLAGLDSPMGTAHGLSKYPYMREGRRILGRPTLAYPQGFAISEIDISRRNYSDSYYRLVLSPQNYRSLKAALAGLETVAVIAGTVPPREVMRRTRSTIYPDAVGIGHYAIDFHPCMLKSPAELPGNIERPGERLGAGQAYPFQIPLRAMIPQQIDNLLVSGKSIAVSHIAAAAYRVHSFEWSAGAAAGTTAAFALERAIAPYQLVARIPFPEPQLEALQRRLSQNGNPTAFPDTSIFNEAWDDWQ; translated from the coding sequence ATGAAGCGATCGCTTGTTAGTCTGACTTTAATTTCAACTTTCATCGCCTCTTTTACTCCAATTGCCTTTGCTGCACCGCCTCGAACTCCGGATCAAACAGTGGAGTGTGAACTATTAGTTGCTGGAGGAGGACTTGCTGGCGTGGCGACAGCTTATGAAGCCTTGTTAGCAGGAAGAACAGTTTGTTTAACCGAAATCACTGACTGGGTAGGAGGACAAATTTCCGCGCAAGGAACCTCCGCACTTGACGAACGACCAACCCAACGCAGGCAATTATTTTACTCGCGTGGTTATTTAGAGTTACGTCGGCGCATTGAACGTAAGTACGGCGAGTTAGATCCTGGTAACTGTTGGGTAAGTGATTCTTGCTTTCTACCGCGTGATGGTCATGTTATTCTTTCGGAAATGTTGCGCGACGCTGCAAGAAAAGGTCGAGGACAGTTTAAATGGTTTCCTGCAACCGTCATCAAAGATTTACAAACAGCCCAAACAGGTGCCGAAAAACGCATCCAAAGTGCGATCGCAATTCAGCATGAACGCGCCAATGGTGCGCCACTACTTAACACTTATCCGCTATCGCAAACAATTACTGATGCGTATAATTACCAAAACTCGCGCTTGTTTACCAAAAATATCGTGCGATTTGTCCCTGCTAGAAATAGGGGCGAGACTGGTTCTGCTCCCAATTGGTACGTAATTGATGCAACAGAAACGGGCGAACTGATTGCACTAGCAGATGTTCCTTATCGCTTAGGTATCGATCCGCGTTCTTATCTTGAACCATCTTCTTCCAGCGCGACTAACGATCCTTATTGCACTCAAGGTTTTACTTATACCTTTGCAATGGAGGCGACTGAACAGCCACAAAGACACGTAGAACCGCCATTTTATCAACAGTATGCAAGTTACTACAGTTATGAATTACCGCGACTTGCAAGCTTTCCCTTAGTCTTTACTTACCGTCGCATCTGGAGTCCGCGCCAAGGCGAAGATATGCGCTTTGGTGGTATTTCGTTTACCGTTCCTACTCCAGGGGACATTTCCATGCAAAACTGGACTTGGGGCAATGACTACCGCCCTGGTACGGCTGCAGATAACTTGATTTATACTCGTAACCAACTACAAGCTACGGGACAGATGCAGCCTGGTGGTTGGCTGGGCGGACTGCGGGTAGAAACTTTACGTAAAGGTGAAGAACATGCCAAAGGCTTTTTTCATTGGCTTGTTGCGGGAACTACCGATTCGCAACTTGGTGGTGGGGTAAAGGAACCACATCCGAATAACCGCTACCTCGCAGGACTTGATTCACCGATGGGAACAGCACACGGATTATCTAAGTATCCCTATATGCGCGAAGGACGGCGGATTCTAGGACGACCTACCCTAGCCTATCCTCAAGGTTTTGCTATATCCGAAATCGATATTTCTCGTCGTAATTATAGTGATAGTTACTATCGCTTGGTTTTATCGCCACAAAACTATCGTAGCCTCAAAGCTGCATTAGCTGGCTTGGAAACTGTAGCAGTCATTGCGGGAACTGTTCCTCCCAGAGAAGTCATGCGGCGTACGCGCTCTACGATTTATCCTGATGCTGTCGGCATTGGTCACTATGCGATCGATTTCCATCCTTGTATGCTCAAAAGCCCTGCGGAACTTCCTGGTAATATCGAGCGCCCTGGCGAACGTCTTGGTGCAGGTCAAGCATATCCTTTTCAAATTCCGCTGCGGGCAATGATTCCGCAACAAATTGATAACTTACTTGTGTCTGGAAAAAGTATCGCTGTAAGTCATATTGCAGCTGCTGCCTATCGCGTACATTCTTTTGAATGGTCTGCTGGTGCTGCTGCGGGTACTACCGCCGCTTTTGCATTGGAACGCGCGATCGCACCTTATCAACTTGTCGCCAGAATCCCGTTCCCTGAACCGCAACTTGAAGCCTTACAGCGCCGCCTATCGCAAAATGGTAATCCTACAGCCTTCCCAGATACTTCGATTTTTAATGAAGCTTGGGACGATTGGCAGTAA